The genomic window TATTAAAAGGGATTGTGTTGGGGTCAAAGTTCGTACAAAGCCGGACTTCATTATGACGGTATGTTAAATAGTTAAAACATTATATCCTttagagaatatatttttttccctatttattttttatattatgttagaTCTGCCCCGAAAAAAGCCTTCCGAGTTTAAATTACCAATGTAGTGAGTGTCAAATAGAGTTTGTTTCATCTTCTTCTAAACTCAAGCCCAATCTCTGTGACTACACTGGgctttattattgttctttatgCCATTGGGGCTCAAAGGGTATAACTCCTGCTAGGATCCTTCAAAATTGGGATTTTACCAAAGTACCTCTGAGTCAAGTCTCGAAGCAATATCTGTCACTCATGGTGAAGAAGCctgttattaatattgaaaaagtaaatccTCGCCTTTTTGCGGCGGTTCATGAACTGAATGAGGTGAGAGATCTacgaaggaaattattttttatgaaaaagtactTGGAGGTATGCCGATTTGCTTCAGACGAGAAATTACTCCTGGAACTGAGTGATCGTCAACATTTCGTAGATAGCGTTGACTATTATTCTTTAGAGGATTTATTAGACACTGAGTCGGGTGAATTATTAAGATACATGGAAAAAATAACTGGATCTTTTTACGATCATATAGTTAATTGTGTTTTATGTTATGCTCGTGGATTTATCTGTGAACTCTGCAAAAATAAGAAGGATATTCTATTCCCTTTCTCACAGGATGGTTATCTCTGCGAATATTGCAAAGGAGTCTGTCATCACTATTGTTTTAGAGGGAATGGCTCCATTTGTCCCAAGTGTAAACGACTTCAAGAGagaaagacaaaataattatcttcgatttactttgattattagttaaagatgtttttaatcatttatgcttataaataatagttaatagtaCCATAGATAGTTCaataatcatgaaatatattatatttataaaagaaagtaaAGACTCCACGCCCCctattagtattttataaagttaaaaaatatatatatatagaaaataagaaCCAGGATGTGGTAGGCTAGATGCGATGTTGTTCATTATGTCACCATCACATCATTGAGCTATGTTATTCATCACTATTAGGGTTCCCTTTATtctaatgaaaatgaattagaagggaaagaaaaggaaggaaataaagaaagaatgaGCAAGAAAATGAGTGCTGAAGGGCTGCTTTACAAGGGAAAGAGGGAGCTAGAGAAAGAGAGTGAGttggtgattttattaaaaataaaagtatgatgGGCAAGGCAGAAAAAGATCAAAGCTGTACTAGCTAGAAGCAGCAAATAATGGATAGACAGTAGTAGTAAATATTACTTTCCAAACTGACGTCactaacttttataatatacttactattgttttttttcttcgaggatgtgatatattattaaatattataatatacttataatattaatacctctatgtctacatatattaatagttttatatttatatatattaatttattaataggtctatgacattatattaatatatatttataagtaccCCGACTTAGTTGTTACAAGAGCAAGTGCATCTTAAAAGTAAGGGGAAGGCGATGCAGAATTTGCCCATAAATTTGGATCACTACAATACCTACGTACGGGCCCTGCTCCCTCCGATCCCTCATTGCATTGAAAGTTGTCAATATTCGGATTCACTCAATTGGGAATGCACTCTATCTGTAGCTCTTCTCTCGGAATCAGATTGTATGAAATGGTTGACGGATTTCATTGAAATCTCGAAAACCAACTggaaagttaataaaaatatcgcTCTTACCAATGTTCTCAATAAAAAGGTGAGGTGAATACGGAATACTCCCTTAAGTTGTCTAAAATTTAACACTTTCCGCACGACTAAatggtgttttttatttattttctaccctTTAGTCTTAACAAATGAGTAATTactaatatctacatatataattgattGTAGGTATTATGGGGAATGGTCTACCAATGTGAAACCAATGCTACAAAAAACTGCCCTGCCAAACTAGAGTTGAAAATTCTAAGTCTAtctgaaaatgataaaatcaaaagtaaaacAACGTATCCTTGTTTAATCTCCATACATTTTCACCATAATCATTCCCTCTCATCCTTGACTAACAAAAGCAGCTCCAATATGAACTCTGACATTCCATCGCATATTAAAGAACATTTTGAGGGATATTTCCTGGAAACAATTGAAACGAGGAATGGTGGCTCTCCTGTCACCTCTACTAATAATGGAGCCTCAAACCATGGTTCTACATCCTCCAATTCCCATCCCTCTGGTACCCGAGTCGTCATTTTAAACCAGGGGAATCCACCACAAATCATTTCGAGTCAGGATATGGGTGTTGTATTTGATATCGAGGATGTGAATAATAAGTTGGATGAACAACTTGGCTTTCTTAAAGctcttttaaaacaaagtggAACAGGATGTGCTGCTGTCAAACAGTTCACGGACCAATTTGATCGAatcaaaaatgattctgatCATTTAGAAAATGCTTTAATAAACTTTGGAATTGAGAGTCACACTGCTCAAATTTTACATCATCATCCTCCTGTGAATTCCGGAGATATTCTCTCCGTATCAAACCCGGTTCAGTGGGCACAGCCCACAACTATTCTCAGTGATAATGGACCTGATGATATCTTTTCTAAGACAAATAATCTCCTACTTACcaatcacaataataataatatcatcaaCGGAAATGGGAACATTTTAGAGGAAGATGAGGATTCCCTTAAAAACAAgaagggaaagaaaaaaaaattaaatgaggtGTCTCCTGGACAAATTGATCCCGTCACGggcaaaaggaaaaaaagatctCGTTGTGGTACTTGCTCAGGTTGTATTAATAGGGATAAAACACAGGATTGTCGAGAATGTAGGAATTGTCTGGATCAAAAAAGATATGGAGGACCAGGAAGATTAAAAAAGGCGTGTATTAAGCGGTCTTGCGTCGTTATGTGCACGGCGGATACATCCAGCTCTCATCATCAGGGCCAACAACAGCAACAAACTTCCACAGCTCAAATCTCATCTCTATCCCTCCCAACAAACATAAGTTTACCTATACATTCAACTAGTGCTGTGGGAACAACATCATCGAATGGAAATCCTACAGGAGTTGGAGGCACAACTGTGATAGCTGCATCTTCTTCAGTCACATTGGGTCCACAAGGATCCGTTCTTTCCTGGCCAGCTGGAACACAATTTGCTCCTACATTCCAAGTAAGCACgatctttatattattattcctcCTCTACATTGTTTTATGTACGGCACACTTGAATATTTCAGGTTCAGCAGCCGGTCCAGTTTACATATCAGCCACAAACATTTGAGGATTCCACTGGCGTCGTTCAAACAACATCAACACAACGGGGCAATGCAGTCGTCACTACATCTCCAACCACCACTCTTCAGTATGCTACTCAATCCATTAAACTAGACTCTTTGACCAAAGAGTCGGTAGGACATCAAGGCATTACTTAAGGCGGCCATTCcgaatttcattaattattattattataacgaACTAGAAGAAACCACTGGTTTAACCACCCATAAACTCCCTCTTCCCCAAGacctatattttacaatattcctATTCTTAAAAGAACGAACAAAAAAGTCACTTGGCACATGAACTAGTAACtaacaaaatgatataatggCGACCagtacaaacattaaaaatttaatataaatgtcttttatttttctaccgTTCTTCAATGAtcatagttaaaataatattatatatatatatattgtgccatttatcaagtatttttttttttttcggttgtttaattaaataataactacaaaGTATTCTCTCTGTaatacattgtaattttttgtggcATGTTTTATATCACTACTACTATACTCAGAAATGGTTTAACTGCGAAGGAGAGATCTAtgtgttaataatattttagaaagaaaatattaaaataaaaaaagatgtcagtccaagattgatttttttttttttttaaataattaactttttcatcatttatatatatgttgtagatttgtttttcttttgctattataatttatagtcaattttacttccttttatttatcattacttattatatatatataaataattagtcaTTCAATCGTTCTTTGTCACATCATTgtttttcatatgtattttaagaAGTGACCATGGTGAAGAAagcaaatcttattttaatatttattttatatatgtatatatatatataaaatttgtcaaatcgAGTTAAGTtccatcattttattatataatatggaGAGAAgacattattgatttttttttttgttgttgttaagtATTAGAGTTTaatcttatattataaatcctgattttaatgttttgttcCATCTTttgctcaatttaaaaaaacaaacaaacagagaaaactgaataaaaagGATTCTTTATTATTCGAAATAAATCGTGGCTCAACGTTCATTTCCTACTAGTTAAATGATTAATGTTATAATTCGTAGAATAATGTcattattatagatatttatatttatattaaagtacATTACACACGCCTCCGTTTCTTTGCTCTCTTGGACCATCCCCAATCAACATGGGTTACATCAGATACTGAAGCAATTTGAATGCCTGTTTGAGCAATACCCTTAACAGCTGCGAGTCTCCCTATATTGAACCCATCAATTTCCACTCGAACGTATTTAATACCTACATTCCTCAATGACTGCCCCATATTGATTCCCGTAGTGACGTTAGCCACCTCTGTTCTTTTACTTGCGTTGAGGAAGCCGTACATTTTTGGGGaggaataaaaaaggaatttgttTTTAGAGTCATAGGCGGATATtttggtgttattttttttacatgtgaGGTGCACATAGGGTAAGTCTTTATATTTTACTCCATTAAAAAGTTGATTCTCTGTTTCGTCATCTGGAAAGACGGAGGTTTTTGCAAGGGAAAGCTCTGCCACATTTGAACTGACTTCATCTGCATCTCCGACATCTACTTGTTTTGAAGGACGGTCTACAAAACCCAATTTGATGAGGGATTTGTAGTCCAAGACTCTCTCCGTTCTAGGGACCGTGAGAGATAAGGTGCGAAAACCTATTCGTAGAGCGTTCATGGTGTTGCAGCAGGCTGGAgaaatagaaattttattatttatttattatgaatctATGACGTAGAGAAAGGCCGGAGGTCATGCaaatcaacaaaatatcatATGTACGTCAATGGACGGCAAATTCTTATATAACGCAGCTCACTTATGtaggtaaaattataaaacttcattattaataaaaatgaagtccAGCATTCTTCAGGCCCTCTGGAGAAGAGTCCATTTCCGAGGATATGCTTCTAAGAAACGCTTAGAGTTTGTATCTTCAACATCCAGTTCGAATCGGATTAAATCATCTCCATTCAAGCCTTCAAGCATTGTTCTTTTGGTAAATTTCATTGTACTGGAtggaattcattttttaatgttgaaatcCTAGATAGGCAGTTCCTTTGGCGACATTTGCACTCGGAGTTTGGCAAACCAAGCGAAGGACCTGGAAACTCAATCTCATACAGGAGTTGACTGAATCACAAAACAAGCCACCTATTGAGCTGCCAGCCACGTAATGAGTTTTATTACATCTTTGTGTAGCACTTCAATTGTTATTAATGTGTAATTATTGCACTCTTAGTCCTGAGGAATGTCGAAGTGTTGAGTATCAAAAAGTAAGGGTTAGGGGGACCTTTGACTACTCCAGGTCTGTTCTTATTGGACCTAGATCACTGATTAAAAATGGTGGAGACGTTCACAGTTCCAGTGGCCTCATGGGAAGTAATAGCAGCTCAGGCTGGTGGTGTGTCAATCCATTCAAATTGAGTAACAGAGATGAAGTCATCCTAATAAACAGAGGATGGATCCCACTCAATTCCCCAGAAGGCTACAATCAAGGTCAGATAGAAGGAGAAGTGGAGCTAATATGTATACCAAGGAAATCTGAGAGAAAAAATCAGTACACACCTCCAATTAAACCGGATGCTGAAGTGATACATACGAGGTTTGAAATTTGCATTTATGACATTATGTCGATTATACTTTGCTTGCTCTTAATTATAATTCTAAATGTGACACATTATTTTCAGAAATGTCCCTGTGATTGCAGAAAAACTCGGAACTAGTCCAATATATTTAGATAGTTGTGAAACTGTACCAGGAGGTCCGATTGGAGGACAAACGCGGGTTACTCTTGCAAATGACCATTTTTCATATATGTTAACATGGTGAGAATGAaatagttatatacatatatatgtcttcttaattaattaatcattaactTTTCTTCCAAAAGGTTTTCCCTCTCTGGAATAACTTTCTACATGTGGTTGAAGAAATTTGCACTCAGAAAGTAAACAACTTCTCTATAATATCGGATTTcatctataatttattaaaaagttaaatatgaaCAATGACAAGTCATTAGAAGAACAAAAATTACTGAGGAGCCCTCTTCCTACTGTCctcttttacatatttaataatattttcaacgaCTTCACTTGAAGAAGCATCACCTCCAAGGTCAGTTGTAAGGATACCATCTTCATTCAAAGTCTTTGAAACAGCGCTCCTAATACTCTGAGCATGATCGTGGAGTTGAAGATGGTCAAGAAGATCCGCTCCAGCATTGATCATTGCACATGGATTAGCAAGGTTCTTCCCAACTAATCTTGATCCAGTGTTACGGGTACCAGGCTCAAAAATTGCGCATTTGGGCCCATAGTTCCCACCCGACACGATCCCTGGTCCACCAATCAATCCACAAACTAAAATGattacgtttttttaaatatgtgtcgTGTGtatgtgcaaaaataaaaaaatattttaactccaAAGTTGAACATACTGAGATTGGTGACGATCGTTCCGTATAGGTTTGTTAGTATCATGACGTCGAATTGCCATGGATTAGAAACGAGCTGCATACAGCAATTATCTATGATCATTTCATTGCATTCAATTTCTGGATAATCTAGACCAACTCTTTTTCCAACGGAGAGAAACAATCCGTCCGTGATTTTCATAATGTTAGCTTTGTGAACGATCGTAACTTTTTTGCGACCTTCCTTTCTTGCAAGCTCGAAACCATAGCGACACAATCTCTCAACGCTCTCCTTTGTTGTAATTTTAAGACTTTCAACAACCCCAGGAACATTTTCATGCTCTAACATGGCGTATTCTCCTACGATAGTTATTAATGAGGAGGATCACTGAAAGATTTATTACTCTAATAATACCTTCTGTATTTTGACGCAcaatacaaatatcaatatcCGAATGCCTTGTTTTTATACCAGGCTGTGATTTGCATTTAAGAACATTGACGAATAGATCAAGTTCGttcctcataacaacattacgACTCTTCAAATTGGGCTCATTCGATTTTAGCTCTATGTTGCCCTTCAAGCCACATCCATTGCGTTTAATTGAGGAAATGGCCTGTTAccagaatgataaaaaaattattataaaaaaattgatcttaaaGAGACAATCATTTACGTTAAACATGTCTTTTTCACTCTCATTCGTATCCAAGGCAacatcttcaaaataaataggaGCTCCTAAAGATAGAATTTAATATTGCacagtattaataaaaaaagatgggcATTGtgagatatttatatttgttaactGCGAGAGAGATAAAATCAATTCTTCATAAACAATCTCCATCCCTAAGTACACAATCAGTGGTTAATTGAAAATCCGGAGCAAGATTATTAATAAGCCTTCGCTTTGTTagtataatgattaaatattttgattcccCATAGCATTTTACAACTTGCTGACGCTACTGTACACCACCATATCATACATCATGGTGATGACAAACTATATAAATTAGGATGTAAAAAATACATCCTCTAACTAACCAGCATGTTTGAAAACTTGTTTCACATATCCCATCATTTCGGGTCCAATCCCATCTCCTGCTAGGAGAGTCACTGTATGTCGACCTCCATATCtgaaatataagagaaaaatgaataagaaaCAATTTTTCGAATAAAGAAAGGTCCAACAATTCCAAAGGGATAATAAATTGGAAATCCATAGAATTGATTAAGGAATATGTggtattatagtttataatgtAGTATGTGTACTAGAGACTAGAGAAACAACAGAGTCCAAGAGGTGGAAATCCGCACAACAacaggaaaatatattatataatgatgaaacAAAATACCTTGCACTTCCGAGATAATTCTTATCCTCCTTAAGCCTATATGtagagtaaaaattataaaagtaaagaaTTAAGTCCAACTCAAAACAACGAAACAGCGCGATCCGtctaattagttatataattcaatataatatgtagttctTTCACACGACTatagacatttttaattaattgttagtTGGTTCATggtaatcattattattttgtataatcatATCATATCAATTACAGTCAATTAATAGCCAAtcgttaaattaatttaatttaataatccaTCAATAATAACAAGTAACGATCCTTGATGATTTTGAACGTAGTGAATTCCTTCATAAAAGAACCTACTCACCGAGCGATTGGAATTCCACTGGAAGATCTTGCCGTCCAACATCTTGCCACAATCAACGGTTTCAGTAAATTCcctaatttttgattaatgacGGCCATCTCTCAAGACTCAAGATATTGTCAAAACTCAAAtgtaatatcttatatataaatataattttaactccTGAACATCTGATTAAAGGGAACTTGATCATGAAAGGGAAAacaaatgagataaaaaaacaagGGAAAGCCTATCATTTGttgtttgaattttatatacatcCATTGTATTTTCTGATTGGTTCGCCTTTTTTGCGAAAGCAGATCAATCTAGCTATTTTAATTTACACAATATAGCTTACATCTGAAGCTAGAAATTGTACTGTTCAATTTAATGTTGCGTAATGAAATAAATCCTAATCCACCAGCAGATACACGattctacaatttttaatccatttatCATAGATTCATATCAACAGTCATGTGATcattattatacacaaaaatttccgttgtatataattaaacttaaagAATATTATTCGATTTAATCATCAttgttaatacatttaattataattaattgtcacATTACATTTTTAGTATAGTATCACTCTTGGGATTTGACTACGCAATATTACTAGATATAAAATATgcccttttttcttctttattgaaCTACAAACTTAAATTAAGatgatttttattactttactgtgccgtaataatgtttttattatttggggCCTTATTGTAGTGAATGTGGATTACTCACcatttaaaaaaccataaaaactatacccaaaaatattattgcccCCCCCATCTCCGGTGATTACGGCCATGCAAACGGTCTCAACTGCAACACGCGTTCGTTATATTCTCATTGTCTATTTCCAAAATAAGGCCGTTgtaaggatttttctttggggaATGACATCCTATTTTTTCGTACTAATGtctgacacttttttttatagataatttcttcccataaatattttttggcctttcttaataatttttttaataatattaattaaaaaaataatgtctttatattataaaacaaattgagataataaattattattggggGGAATGTACAATTAAGAGACAACCTACCTTAATTgcatggagaaaaaaaagttctttgcAACTAAGTTTTAAAGCATAAGAATTTACAAAAGGTTTCTCCTAATATCACCCAATTAGTTCGACAATTCGTAAAAAAATGAGGGCCACCAACACATATCAACTACaaagattttattatacaaattgagTTTGAATTACCCTGATtatattcttcgacaaattatcgttaatttc from Lepeophtheirus salmonis chromosome 1, UVic_Lsal_1.4, whole genome shotgun sequence includes these protein-coding regions:
- the DEF8 gene encoding differentially expressed in FDCP 8 homolog B, with the protein product MSSSLSSTQSSHSDDDEWEYSSSMTIPLDDVLPQKFQEEVSEEAFAAIEMAIRTTKNSLLESEENSDARKILVKRLIKLRIRHEDVKERLMSKSNASIETKGHTFVDTKDPNINYSHISPYWSDGKNKIYCQVCGTTIRIYMQYSQHCHDCGFCVHHACVPYIKRDCVGVKVRTKPDFIMTICPEKSLPSLNYQCSECQIEFVSSSSKLKPNLCDYTGLYYCSLCHWGSKGITPARILQNWDFTKVPLSQVSKQYLSLMVKKPVINIEKVNPRLFAAVHELNEVRDLRRKLFFMKKYLEVCRFASDEKLLLELSDRQHFVDSVDYYSLEDLLDTESGELLRYMEKITGSFYDHIVNCVLCYARGFICELCKNKKDILFPFSQDGYLCEYCKGVCHHYCFRGNGSICPKCKRLQERKTK
- the LOC121124209 gene encoding uncharacterized protein, whose protein sequence is MQNLPINLDHYNTYVRALLPPIPHCIESCQYSDSLNWECTLSVALLSESDCMKWLTDFIEISKTNWKVNKNIALTNVLNKKVLWGMVYQCETNATKNCPAKLELKILSLSENDKIKSKTTYPCLISIHFHHNHSLSSLTNKSSSNMNSDIPSHIKEHFEGYFLETIETRNGGSPVTSTNNGASNHGSTSSNSHPSGTRVVILNQGNPPQIISSQDMGVVFDIEDVNNKLDEQLGFLKALLKQSGTGCAAVKQFTDQFDRIKNDSDHLENALINFGIESHTAQILHHHPPVNSGDILSVSNPVQWAQPTTILSDNGPDDIFSKTNNLLLTNHNNNNIINGNGNILEEDEDSLKNKKGKKKKLNEVSPGQIDPVTGKRKKRSRCGTCSGCINRDKTQDCRECRNCLDQKRYGGPGRLKKACIKRSCVVMCTADTSSSHHQGQQQQQTSTAQISSLSLPTNISLPIHSTSAVGTTSSNGNPTGVGGTTVIAASSSVTLGPQGSVLSWPAGTQFAPTFQVQQPVQFTYQPQTFEDSTGVVQTTSTQRGNAVVTTSPTTTLQYATQSIKLDSLTKESVGHQGIT
- the mRpS11 gene encoding small ribosomal subunit protein uS11 — encoded protein: MNALRIGFRTLSLTVPRTERVLDYKSLIKLGFVDRPSKQVDVGDADEVSSNVAELSLAKTSVFPDDETENQLFNGVKYKDLPYVHLTCKKNNTKISAYDSKNKFLFYSSPKMYGFLNASKRTEVANVTTGINMGQSLRNVGIKYVRVEIDGFNIGRLAAVKGIAQTGIQIASVSDVTHVDWGWSKRAKKRRRV
- the Surf1 gene encoding surfeit locus protein 1; protein product: MKSSILQALWRRVHFRGYASKKRLEFVSSTSSSNRIKSSPFKPSSIVLLAVPLATFALGVWQTKRRTWKLNLIQELTESQNKPPIELPATPEECRSVEYQKVRVRGTFDYSRSVLIGPRSLIKNGGDVHSSSGLMGSNSSSGWWCVNPFKLSNRDEVILINRGWIPLNSPEGYNQGQIEGEVELICIPRKSERKNQYTPPIKPDAEVIHTRNVPVIAEKLGTSPIYLDSCETVPGGPIGGQTRVTLANDHFSYMLTWFSLSGITFYMWLKKFALRK
- the Idh3g gene encoding isocitrate dehydrogenase [NAD] subunit gamma, mitochondrial isoform X1, whose product is MAVINQKLGNLLKPLIVARCWTARSSSGIPIARLKEDKNYLGSARYGGRHTVTLLAGDGIGPEMMGYVKQVFKHAGAPIYFEDVALDTNESEKDMFNAISSIKRNGCGLKGNIELKSNEPNLKSRNVVMRNELDLFVNVLKCKSQPGIKTRHSDIDICIVRQNTEGEYAMLEHENVPGVVESLKITTKESVERLCRYGFELARKEGRKKVTIVHKANIMKITDGLFLSVGKRVGLDYPEIECNEMIIDNCCMQLVSNPWQFDVMILTNLYGTIVTNLICGLIGGPGIVSGGNYGPKCAIFEPGTRNTGSRLVGKNLANPCAMINAGADLLDHLQLHDHAQSIRSAVSKTLNEDGILTTDLGGDASSSEVVENIIKYVKEDSRKRAPQ
- the Idh3g gene encoding isocitrate dehydrogenase [NAD] subunit gamma, mitochondrial isoform X2, coding for MAVINQKLGNLLKPLIVARCWTARSSSGIPIARYGGRHTVTLLAGDGIGPEMMGYVKQVFKHAGAPIYFEDVALDTNESEKDMFNAISSIKRNGCGLKGNIELKSNEPNLKSRNVVMRNELDLFVNVLKCKSQPGIKTRHSDIDICIVRQNTEGEYAMLEHENVPGVVESLKITTKESVERLCRYGFELARKEGRKKVTIVHKANIMKITDGLFLSVGKRVGLDYPEIECNEMIIDNCCMQLVSNPWQFDVMILTNLYGTIVTNLICGLIGGPGIVSGGNYGPKCAIFEPGTRNTGSRLVGKNLANPCAMINAGADLLDHLQLHDHAQSIRSAVSKTLNEDGILTTDLGGDASSSEVVENIIKYVKEDSRKRAPQ